The Flammeovirga agarivorans genomic sequence TACACACTAGGATCTACTTCATATTGTTTTTTAAACTCTCTATTAAAGTATCTCACATCGTTAATTCCAACATTTTCAGCAATTACCTTTATTGAATCATCTGTCTCTAAAATTAATTGTGCTGCTTTTTTAAGTCGAACTGAACGTATAAACCCAACTATAGTATTATTTGTCAATGCTTTAAGCTTCCTATAAATGGTGGATTGACTCATTGCCATATGGTGAGCCAGTACTTCTACATTCAATTCATCATTGTCTATATTATCTTCAATAAACTGTACGGCGTTCTGGATAAACTTCTCGTCTTCTGTTAATGGTTTATCTATCTTTGGTTCTGCTTTTTGTATTGGGTTAAGGGTCGATCGATAGAAAGTGATCAATTGTAACTTATAGGCGAGAAGGTTTTTTACTTTTTCTTTAATCACCTTGCTATTAAAAGGTTTTCTTAAGAAATCATTAGCTCCTAATCCTAAACTTTCTAGTTCATTTTCTGTCGTTGCATTTGCTGTAAGTAGTAAGAAAGGAATATGTTGTAATTCCGGTTTACCTTTCACCTCTTTACAAAAAGTGAGACCATCCATCACTGGCATCATTACATCGGATATGACACAATCTACATCTTGTTTATTCATTATTTCTAACCCTTCTTTCCCATTTGTCGCAGTTAGAATATGGTATTGATCTGTAAATATTGATTCCAAGTATTGTAAAATATCATGGTTATCATCTACCAACAATAAGGTATTATTTTTATTTATTGGTCGATCTTCAATTTTGTTCTCAACTTCAGATTCTTTGGTTTCTATTATAGGTAATTCTATGATAAAAGTACTTCCTTCGTTTTCTGTACTTTCTACATAGATTTCACCATCATGCAGGTTGATAATGTTCTTAGATAGAGATAGCCCGATTCCAGTTCCTCTTTGTTCAGTAAGTTCTTTCGTACTTCCTTGGTAATATCTTGTGAAGATTGCGTCGAGGTCTTCTGTTTTTATCCCTACTCCTTCGTCTCTAATACTAATTTTAATTTTCTCGTCTATTTCTAAATTGACTGTGATTTTTTTACCTCTTGGTGTAAATTTTATAGCATTTGAGATCAAGTTATTAATCACAATTTCAATCTTTTCCTGATCTAGTTTATAAAGTTGATTTTCTGATACCTTGGTTTGAAAGTCTAACTTTAAACCAGCAGTTTGAATAAGTGACTGAAACTCCCAACATTTATTTTCTATTAGTTTCTTGAGTGAGACAAATTGATAAGAAAGTGTGATTTTATTATTTTCAACCTTCCTAAAATCAAGTAATTGATTAACTAATACCAATAAGCTATTGGCGTTTTTATTTATAATCTGAAGTTTTGTTCTGTATTTATTGGGAAGGTCTTCCTCTTCCAATATTTCCTCCAATGGCGAATGGATTAATGTGAGTGGAGTTCTAATCTCATGAGAAATATTGGTAAAGAACCTTACTTTCGCTTCTGTGATTTCGTGTTCTTTTTCTTTCTCAATATTGACTAGTTTGATTTTGTTCTCCAGTTTTTCCTTTCTAATAAAGAAACTGAACACTCCATAAAATATAATTAATACAACAATTACATAGATCACATAAGCAGTGGTTGTTTGCCAAGGTGCTGGACTAATGTTTATTTGTAGTTGAGTTGATTCTCCACATTCACCATTTTTACAGCCTTTAATCTCTATAATATTTTCACCAACCGGCAGCTGAGTAAATGTGATACTTGTGGTATGCTGATTATTAATCCATTGATCAGATATAGATTTAACTCTATAATAATAAGTGATATTTTTTTGATCGATATAATTATTCGTATTAAAGTCTAATCGAATGACCTTCTCTCTATATGTAAGATCAATTTCTTTAGTAAAGGCCAATATTTTATCTAATATGATTTTTTGATGTAAGCTATCTCCTACACTTATGTTCTTATTATCGATAAATACTTTAGAAAAGTATAATTGTGGAATCGTTTTCTTTGTATCAAGGAACTGTGGAGAGAAAACAAGTAGACCTTTCTGTCCACCAAAATAAATCAGATCATTCGTATTAAATACTGCATCAATATTTATAGAAGAAACATTAACTCCATCTTCTTTTGTATAGTTCTGAATGGTATTGGTTGATAAATCAATGCTACTTATCCCTTTTGATAATCCTAGCCATACTAAGCCTTTTTGATCTAAAGTAATGGCATTGATACAATCATTTTCTAAACCAGATGACTGATCGAAAAAATCGATAAATTGTAATTCTTCTCCAGTATTATCTAATACTAATAACCCTTTCGCACTTCCCACAAAAAGAGTATCTAAACTAGGAGTTGTATAAAGTGATAATATGATATTTGACGGAAAATCGAAATTACTTTTTAGATCTATAAATTGGTATTTGTTGGTGGTTGTGTTCCATCTGAACAAGCCATGATAAGACCCAATCCATATGGAATTATTGTTTCCTGCAATGATATGTTCAACTCTATCTGAAACGAATTTATTCTCTTTTCTCACATCGGGAGCATAAAAAGTAATCTGGTCAAGAGAGAATACTATGTCACTCTTAATTGTTGCAAGACCACTTTGTTGTAAACCGAACCAGATGGACTTTGTTGATTGATCATGGTAAATGGATTTTATTTTTCTAAATCTAGTTGATCCAAACAACTGATGCTTCTTATTGGGATCATTGAGAGGGAAAATATACAAACCATTAGAGGCGCCCACATACATAGAACCATTGATCTCTTGGAAGGCATTAATTAGTTGGTTTTTAGTGACAGTAATTTCCTTATAATTATTATCAGATGCACTCTTATATACCAAACCCCCATTCTTAGTTCCTACCCATTGATTGTTATGTGAGTCGACAAATATACTATTGATGTTATTGTCCGTAAAACCTATATTCTCTCGATGAGAGTTCGCTACTTTATAAATTCCTCTGTTTTCGGTTAACCTTACCACACCTCCATGAGTAGTTGTAATCCAAATAATACCAAGGTCATCAATTAGAATATCAGTAATCCCTTCATAATTCTTATTGATTTCAGCGTCAGGCAATAGATCAATTTTGGTGAAGTGTGTTTTCTCTGGGTTACTTCTGTAGAGTCCATCCTTCCATGTTCCTACCCAAAGTCTTCCTTGTTTATCAATTAATAATGAATTGATTAATCGTAATTTATCAGAATTTTTTCCGCCAATTTTTTTATTGACATGCGTTTTAAGGTCAAACTGATTTAAAGAGGTACTAGAACCAAAATATATAAGGTCTCTATTTTTATCATAGGTTAATTTCGTTATCCATCGAACTTTATCTACAAAATGTTTCTTTACTTTTCTTTCATGAACATCGTATTCAAATAAACTACCAGATGTACCATACCAAATATTCCCGTTGTTTACTTCTATAATGGATTGTATTACTTTCTTGTCTTTTCGATGAAATATAAGTTCTCCCGTATTTAAATCAATCACAAAAAAACCATGATACCAAGTGCCCACATATAAATGTCCAGAAGAAGTTTCTTTCAAAGAGATAATTCTGAGGTATGAATTCTTTGGAATATATTTTTCAAATATATGATTATAACTTGTAAACTGGTCTTTTGCAATGTCATAAGCAGATAAACCACCACTTTTTGTTCCTACCCACAATATATTATTTGCCCCTAATTCTAAGGTCTCAATATCTTCACTGATCAATTGGTCATACCTTTTAGAGGGTTTGAAATATTCAAAACCTTGTGCATCCAATTTGACAATACCTTCACTACTTGCAAACCATAATTGCCCCAAATGATCTTTAACTACTCTAGTTACAGAGTTATTCGACAGTCCGTTAGATACATTCAGGTATTCGTATAAATAGTCTTCTTTCGAATCGGCTAAGCCAATGTTGGTAATAAATAAAAGAACAAAAAAATGTAGTAGTCTATTCATTTAACCCGAGTTTAATTAGCGTTAAATTTACACTAAGAAATATTTAGAAAAAAATAGACAATAGTTATAATATTTAAAACTATTGCCTATTTCTCGTTAGAAGAATTAATCAACAATCAGTTGGCTTCCCCACCAATCTGCATTGGGTTGGTACGTTTCACCTAACATATTGATACGGCTTTTCTCTAAGCTTTTCATTTTTACTGTTCCAACCTTATTCAGATATTTATCCTCTTTGTCCTTTGTCCAAAGTTTATCTTCTTCAGGATAGTTTGCCCCTAAATCATTCAGATAAGTAAATAATCCATCACTTAAGTTTTTCACAATAGAAGGATAGTCAGCGGATAAATCAGTTAATTCACCACCATCTTCCTCCAAATTGTATAACTCTTCTCTATTGTCTTCATAATAATGAATCAGTTTCCATTTTCCAGAACGAATCACTGAAGAAGGTTCACCACCCTGATTACCATAATGAGGATAATGCCATACTATAGCTCTTTCTTCTGTTTTTTTTCCCTCAAATATTGGAGCTACACTGATTCCATCTTGATGTTGTTCTGGATACAGTGGTAACCCTGCAAGGTCCAATAAGGTTGGGTAGAAATCTGTTCCTGTTACAGGAACATCACTATGTATTCCTTGATGCTTATTACCAGGAACTTTTATAATGTAAGGTGTTCTTAGTCCCCCTTCAAATTGATATCCTTTCCCACCTTTTAATGGAAGGTTTGATGTAGAGAATGAATCTCCTGCAGATACACCACCGTTATCTCCTGTAAAGACAATGATAGTATTCTCGCTTAAACCTAATTCATCTAAAGAAGATAATACTCTACCGACAGCATCATCCATTGATTCAACTAAGCCTGCATAGACTGGGTTATCTTGATATTGACGGATTGGTAAGAACTTACCCATTTTATATCCTGTTGGATCTATTTCTTTAGTTGTTGCTTTATCTCTGTATTTTTTCCATTTCTCCTCCGTTGTCTGAATAGGACCATGAACAGCATAAAATGATAGGCAAGCAAAAAACGGATTGTCCTTATTATTCTTCATAAAAGCTACCGTTTCATTGGCTAGACGCATGCTTAAGTTTTCACCTTTGGGTCCATCTTCCAATCTTGGGTTTTTATAGGGTGAAAAGTAACCTCCTTTAGGCGAACCAGCTTCAAACCCTCCAATATTGATATCAAAACCATGGTCTTCAGGTAAAGATCCCTCATCACCTATGTGCCATTTACCAGCAAAGAAAGTGGTATATCCATGTTCTTTAAAAGCTTCCGGCATGGTTACATAAGAAGTATCTAATGCATGTTGATAATAGGCAGGCAATAGTTTATTATTTCTTTTCTTCTTACGCCACTTTTCACCTTCAAGTGCACCGATCCAATCTGTTATTCCGTGCCTAGCTGGTGACTTCCCTGTCATAATACTTGCTCTTGAAGGACTACAAACTTGGCAAGAAGCATAACCTTGATCGAACTGTATACCCTTCGCCGCTAGTCCATCTATATTAGGTGTCTCATAATATTGTGACCCCGTTGTTGATAAGTCATGTGCTCCTAAATCATCTGCTATTATAAAAAGAATATTTGGTAACTTCTCGGTGGTTTTATAATGCTTACTTTTTTCGCTCTTACAGGAGAAGAGTGACAGTAAACTAAAAAAGAAAATATATCGCTTTGACCAAACCATTATTGACAAACATTATATAGTGATTAACATATTAAACGTTACAAATACACCACAAAAATAGAGTTTAATGTATATTTGTTATTGACTAATTTCATCAATTAATTGACCAAATCGGTCATTCATCTTTGACGAGAATAATCACTAACACTGTTATTTTACTTATTTCCAACTACTTAAGCAGAAAGAAATATTTTCGTCACCCATTGACGAAAATGGACAGACATAAAATTAAACAACTCATCAAATTTGTACAAACGTTACAAACACACTTTAAAATGAAATGAATCGGCAATTCTATTTCTATAGAACAAATAGAAGTTTTTTAGCCATCAATTAAAGTATTTTTTATTTTATGAAAAGTTTTTATTCACTGAAGCAAGCACAAACATTTCGCTATCTACTTGTGCTTAGTATGATCTTTCTAGGGCTAACTGTTCAGGCTCAAGACAAGACTATTTCCGGAGTTGTTAAAGACCAAAGTGGTATACCACTTCCTGGTGTTAACATTAAAATTAAATCTACCACTACTGGTACAATTACAAATTTTGATGGTGAATTCACATTAGCGGGTGTATCATCAGACAATACTATTCTATTTAGCTTTATGGGTTATGAAGCTCAAGAAGTAGTAGTTGGTACAAATCAAAATTTTGATATTGTATTAGAAGAGTCAACTGAATTACTTTCTGAGATAGTAGTTGTAGGTTATGGTACACAAAAGAAAGAAAATCTAACTGGTGCTGTAGGTGTGGTTACGCCTGATAAAGATATCGGTAACCAAGCTATCACTAACACAGAAACATTATTACAAGGTAGAATCGCTGGTGTTCAGTTAACACAGTCAGGTGGTAAGCCAGGAGCTGGAGCTGAAATTACTATTCGTGGTAATGGTACACTAAACAACTCTAGTCCCCTAGTTTTAATTGATGGTATTCCGGGTAGTATGCAAGATATCCTTCCATCAGATATTGAAAGTGTGTCTGTATTAAAGGATGCAGCATCGGCTTCAATCTATGGTACTAGAGCGGCCAATGGTGTAATCTTAGTTACAACTAAAAAGGGTGGCAAGAACGAAAAAATCAAATTATCTTATAATGGTTACGCTGGTGTTCAAAAAGCGACTGTTCTTCCAGACTTCTTAGATAGTTGGGATTACATGACATTAAAAAATGAGGCTAGTGTAAACGCAGGTAGATCTCCAATTTATACTGACGAGGAAATTGCCATTGCGAAGGCAGGAACAGATCCTTATAAATATGGAAATACTGATTGGGCAGATGAAACATTTAAGGATGGAGCATTCTTCCAAAACCACCAAGTTTCACTAACACAAAAAGTAGGTAAGACACAATATTTGGCATCACTTGGTTACTTAGATCAAAATGGTATCATGTATGGTACTTCTGCAGAGCGTTTAAACTATAGAATAAACTTAAAAAGTGAGTTAGGAAAAGGCTTTACTTTTGGTACTAACTTCTTTGGTGCAGTAAAAACAGCAGAAGAATCAGGTGATACAGACGATCAAGGTGTAATGAGGTTAATTGCTAACTCCTCTCCTTTAGTGCCTGTTTTCAATCCTGATGGTTCATGGGGATCTGCATCTGGTAATCCATATGAAATTAATACTAAGAACCCTGTATTTTATGCCACTGAAGCTTCACGTAAGACCACTAAGTCAAATAAAAATACAATCAACCCTTATTTAGAGTTTAATCCAGTACAAGGGCTTACGTTTAGAACAAACTTCAGTTATTCATATACTCAGGCGTTTAATAAGACTCATAAGTATACTTTCCAATTAACGGATAGTGATGGTAATGATTCTGATGTAGGTAGACAACAAAATTCATTACAGGATATCTCAAATACATATGAAACTGTACAATGGGAAAACACTGTTAATTATGAGAAAAAGCTGAATAGACATAGCATCAACTTACTTGCAGGTACAACTATGAATACCTACAAACACAAGTGGATGAAAGCAAAAGTTACTGACCTACCAAGTAATGACTTGACAGAAATTGGATCTGGTAGTAATCCAACTGTGGATGGTACATTCAACGAATCTAGATTAATGTCGGTATTTGGTAGAGTACAATATAGTTATGATGATCGCTACTTAATAGAGGCAAACCTTAGAACGGATGGTTCTTCAAAGTTCCCTTCTAATAATCGTTATGCTATCTTCCCAGCGTTATCTGCGGGTTGGATCTTCTCTAACGAAGCATTTTTAGAAAGCGAAAACTTTTTGTCATTTGGTAAAATTAGAGCCAACTGGGGACAGCTAGGAAATGATAAAATCGGTTACTACCCTTATTCTCAGTCTTACACTCCTACTGATGGTTATCCTTTTGATGGATCACAAATTTACAGCGGTGGTTTAGCAGTAATCGACTTAGCCAATCCAGATATTAAATGGGAAACTACTACATCTTATGGCATTGGTGCAGATTTAGGATTCTGGGATGATAAATTGACTGTAACTGCAGATTACTTTGTAAAAGATACGGATGATATCTTATTGAAATTACCAATTCCGGGTGCCACTGGTATTACTTCACCTGCTTATCAAAATGCTGGTAGAGTGAAAAACACAGGATGGGAATTAGCAGTCAATCACTACAATACTATTGGTAATACTGGTATTGAATACAATATTGGTTTCAACGTCACACATATCGATAACGAAATCATCAGTATGCAGGGAGAAACTCAATATCCAAACAACCGCCAAGTAAATATGGAAGGTTCACCAATCGGTTCATTCTATGGATATAACAACACTGGAATTTACAGAACTGAAGAAGACTTAGAAAGTTACCCATATATCGACGGACAAACACCACAATTAGGTGATTTAATCTATGAAGATATTAATGGTGACGGTGTAATTGATGACAAAGACAGAACTATTATTGGTAACCCTAACCCTGAGTACACTTATGGTATCAACTTAGGTATCGCTTACAAAGGGTTCGATTTGAAAGTCTTTTTACAAGGAGTACAAAATGTTGACATCTACTCATCGTCAACAGGTAACCATAGTGGAGCTGGAAATAACTTAATGAACTGGACAACTGATTGGATGGATCGTTGGACACCTGAAA encodes the following:
- a CDS encoding hybrid sensor histidine kinase/response regulator transcription factor encodes the protein MNRLLHFFVLLFITNIGLADSKEDYLYEYLNVSNGLSNNSVTRVVKDHLGQLWFASSEGIVKLDAQGFEYFKPSKRYDQLISEDIETLELGANNILWVGTKSGGLSAYDIAKDQFTSYNHIFEKYIPKNSYLRIISLKETSSGHLYVGTWYHGFFVIDLNTGELIFHRKDKKVIQSIIEVNNGNIWYGTSGSLFEYDVHERKVKKHFVDKVRWITKLTYDKNRDLIYFGSSTSLNQFDLKTHVNKKIGGKNSDKLRLINSLLIDKQGRLWVGTWKDGLYRSNPEKTHFTKIDLLPDAEINKNYEGITDILIDDLGIIWITTTHGGVVRLTENRGIYKVANSHRENIGFTDNNINSIFVDSHNNQWVGTKNGGLVYKSASDNNYKEITVTKNQLINAFQEINGSMYVGASNGLYIFPLNDPNKKHQLFGSTRFRKIKSIYHDQSTKSIWFGLQQSGLATIKSDIVFSLDQITFYAPDVRKENKFVSDRVEHIIAGNNNSIWIGSYHGLFRWNTTTNKYQFIDLKSNFDFPSNIILSLYTTPSLDTLFVGSAKGLLVLDNTGEELQFIDFFDQSSGLENDCINAITLDQKGLVWLGLSKGISSIDLSTNTIQNYTKEDGVNVSSINIDAVFNTNDLIYFGGQKGLLVFSPQFLDTKKTIPQLYFSKVFIDNKNISVGDSLHQKIILDKILAFTKEIDLTYREKVIRLDFNTNNYIDQKNITYYYRVKSISDQWINNQHTTSITFTQLPVGENIIEIKGCKNGECGESTQLQINISPAPWQTTTAYVIYVIVVLIIFYGVFSFFIRKEKLENKIKLVNIEKEKEHEITEAKVRFFTNISHEIRTPLTLIHSPLEEILEEEDLPNKYRTKLQIINKNANSLLVLVNQLLDFRKVENNKITLSYQFVSLKKLIENKCWEFQSLIQTAGLKLDFQTKVSENQLYKLDQEKIEIVINNLISNAIKFTPRGKKITVNLEIDEKIKISIRDEGVGIKTEDLDAIFTRYYQGSTKELTEQRGTGIGLSLSKNIINLHDGEIYVESTENEGSTFIIELPIIETKESEVENKIEDRPINKNNTLLLVDDNHDILQYLESIFTDQYHILTATNGKEGLEIMNKQDVDCVISDVMMPVMDGLTFCKEVKGKPELQHIPFLLLTANATTENELESLGLGANDFLRKPFNSKVIKEKVKNLLAYKLQLITFYRSTLNPIQKAEPKIDKPLTEDEKFIQNAVQFIEDNIDNDELNVEVLAHHMAMSQSTIYRKLKALTNNTIVGFIRSVRLKKAAQLILETDDSIKVIAENVGINDVRYFNREFKKQYEVDPSVYKEYQLDDNT
- a CDS encoding sulfatase, which translates into the protein MVWSKRYIFFFSLLSLFSCKSEKSKHYKTTEKLPNILFIIADDLGAHDLSTTGSQYYETPNIDGLAAKGIQFDQGYASCQVCSPSRASIMTGKSPARHGITDWIGALEGEKWRKKKRNNKLLPAYYQHALDTSYVTMPEAFKEHGYTTFFAGKWHIGDEGSLPEDHGFDINIGGFEAGSPKGGYFSPYKNPRLEDGPKGENLSMRLANETVAFMKNNKDNPFFACLSFYAVHGPIQTTEEKWKKYRDKATTKEIDPTGYKMGKFLPIRQYQDNPVYAGLVESMDDAVGRVLSSLDELGLSENTIIVFTGDNGGVSAGDSFSTSNLPLKGGKGYQFEGGLRTPYIIKVPGNKHQGIHSDVPVTGTDFYPTLLDLAGLPLYPEQHQDGISVAPIFEGKKTEERAIVWHYPHYGNQGGEPSSVIRSGKWKLIHYYEDNREELYNLEEDGGELTDLSADYPSIVKNLSDGLFTYLNDLGANYPEEDKLWTKDKEDKYLNKVGTVKMKSLEKSRINMLGETYQPNADWWGSQLIVD
- a CDS encoding SusC/RagA family TonB-linked outer membrane protein translates to MKSFYSLKQAQTFRYLLVLSMIFLGLTVQAQDKTISGVVKDQSGIPLPGVNIKIKSTTTGTITNFDGEFTLAGVSSDNTILFSFMGYEAQEVVVGTNQNFDIVLEESTELLSEIVVVGYGTQKKENLTGAVGVVTPDKDIGNQAITNTETLLQGRIAGVQLTQSGGKPGAGAEITIRGNGTLNNSSPLVLIDGIPGSMQDILPSDIESVSVLKDAASASIYGTRAANGVILVTTKKGGKNEKIKLSYNGYAGVQKATVLPDFLDSWDYMTLKNEASVNAGRSPIYTDEEIAIAKAGTDPYKYGNTDWADETFKDGAFFQNHQVSLTQKVGKTQYLASLGYLDQNGIMYGTSAERLNYRINLKSELGKGFTFGTNFFGAVKTAEESGDTDDQGVMRLIANSSPLVPVFNPDGSWGSASGNPYEINTKNPVFYATEASRKTTKSNKNTINPYLEFNPVQGLTFRTNFSYSYTQAFNKTHKYTFQLTDSDGNDSDVGRQQNSLQDISNTYETVQWENTVNYEKKLNRHSINLLAGTTMNTYKHKWMKAKVTDLPSNDLTEIGSGSNPTVDGTFNESRLMSVFGRVQYSYDDRYLIEANLRTDGSSKFPSNNRYAIFPALSAGWIFSNEAFLESENFLSFGKIRANWGQLGNDKIGYYPYSQSYTPTDGYPFDGSQIYSGGLAVIDLANPDIKWETTTSYGIGADLGFWDDKLTVTADYFVKDTDDILLKLPIPGATGITSPAYQNAGRVKNTGWELAVNHYNTIGNTGIEYNIGFNVTHIDNEIISMQGETQYPNNRQVNMEGSPIGSFYGYNNTGIYRTEEDLESYPYIDGQTPQLGDLIYEDINGDGVIDDKDRTIIGNPNPEYTYGINLGIAYKGFDLKVFLQGVQNVDIYSSSTGNHSGAGNNLMNWTTDWMDRWTPENPNATKPRLGNVNNEEISSFWVEDASYLRLKNIEVGYTFSQNVCKKLKVQNFRIFANSTNPITWTQLEHWDPERYASQSRNEAYPQTTTLTFGTNITF